The Manduca sexta isolate Smith_Timp_Sample1 chromosome 17, JHU_Msex_v1.0, whole genome shotgun sequence genome includes a window with the following:
- the LOC115454008 gene encoding NAD(+) hydrolase sarm1 isoform X4 has translation MVVTKIDNMASYSTYTGKPKIFFPKKVRSEESLLTQEKTSKGARWIPEFSLDGSNSLKHNGSAKDLASVMENLKKGSLVSRQNQLNTQVTSSSTQQMVSSTTSSSTASSQRLQSSSQRLQHMTASEMKASSMKSDLSELKSSISEMKNLSSSAAKNFGQRLRSSMENIVDQDDLGERHLPDIRDLSEMGDIGDMGDMGELQNDGPLVTFPESDTPPPVTEKPSLLAGNTVAVGSSAANELKYSAARVTSASSTRVVADGYSASRSAANSARMRRLQHGDLQYAERSAAGASHRMLQAEGLTAEQNAAYLQEQRSLKAGEVTAQEANNMSASSSRLQTEAFSAEKKAMASAQARQTVTSSGMYTHKEHSSVAQSNMTISSKNLSTKSTLLSSQMSQLLNGTIKPGDEDLTNLSFDDLDKLNANSNQKDVDMAIQKYSSRMNAFITSIKNNQIDMKNASVHFNKLNEMLRRAWAVPTYGHELGYSLCNTLRASGGLDILMANCLESSNPELQFSSAKLLEQCLTTENRAHVVQNGLEKVVNVACVCTKHANSVDHSRVGTGILEHLFKHSESTCGDVIKLGGLDAVLFECRKNDVETLRHCATALANLSLYGGAENQEAMIKRKVPMWLFPLAFHNDDNIKYYACLAIAVLVANKEIEAAVLKSGTLDLVEPFVTSHNPSEFARSNLAHAHGQSKNWLKRLVPVLSSKREEARNLAAFHFCMEAGIKKQQGNTEIFREIGAIESLKKVASCPNAVASKYAAQALRLIGEEVPHKLSQQVPLWSIEDVREWVKQIGFSEYANNFYESRVDGDLLLQITETNLKEDIGLQNGIKRKRFTRELQQLKKMADYSSRDTGSLNEFLQSIGPEYTIYTYSMLNAGVDKESIRGLSDEQLDTECHITNSIHRLRILNAIRAYESSLPSKGEENMEKNLDVFVSYRRSNGSQLASLLKVHLQLRGFTVFIDVERLEAGKFDNNLLQSIRQAKHFLLVLTPNALDRCKNDHERKDWVHREIVAALQSQCNIVPIIDNFEWPKAEELPEDMRAVCHFNGVRWIHDYQDACVEKLESFLRGKSNLANRLEGPLRGRGEVPTPGTGAIGRGPPNYQRMASCESRGSDKTD, from the exons ATACCCGAATTCTCCCTCGATGGAAGCAACAGTTTGAAACATAACGGTAGCGCCAAGGATTTAGCGTCCGTCATGGAGAACTTAAAGAAGGGCAGTCTGGTGTCTCGCCAGAACCAGCTCAATACACAAGTCACCAGCTCCTCTACACAACAG aTGGTTTCCAGCACGACATCGAGCAGCACAGCTTCAAGCCAACGTTTGCAGAGCTCATCGCAGCGACTGCAACACATGACAGCTTCAGAAATGAAGGCCAGCTCTATGAAGTCCGATCTTTCAGAGCTGAAAAGCTCTATTTCGGAAATGAAGAATTTGAGCAGTTCAGCAGCTAAGAACTTCGGACAACG ACTAAGAAGTTCAATGGAAAACATAGTTGATCAAGATGATTTGGGTGAACGGCATTTGCCCGATATTCGGGATCTCAGTGAAATGGGCGATATTGGTGACATGGGTGATATGGGAGAACTCCAAAACGATGGTCCACTAGTTACGTTCCCCGAGTCTGACACGCCACCTCCCGTCACAGAAAAACCATCATTATTAGCTGGTAACACAGTGGCAGTGGGTTCAAGCGCCGCCAACGAACTGAAGTACAGTGCTGCTAGGGTGACATCTGCTAGCTCGACGCGTGTTGTGGCCGACGGATACAGTGCATCCCGATCGGCCGCTAACAGCGCGAGGATGCGCCGCCTGCAACACGGTGACCTGCAATACGCCGAGAGGAGCGCTGCAGGAGCTTCGCACAGAATGCTGCAAGCGGAAGGACTCACTGCCGAACAAAACGCCGCCTATTTACAA GAACAGCGGTCGCTCAAGGCTGGAGAAGTGACGGCACAGGAAGCGAACAATATGTCTGCGTCCAGTTCCAGGCTTCAAACAGAAGCGTTTAGCGCTGAGAAGAAAGCCATGGCTTCGGCTCAAGCGCGCCAAACTGTCACGTCCAGTGGCATGTACACCCACAAGGAACACTCCTCAGTGGCACAATCAAATATGACAATCTCAAGCAAAAACCTATCTACCAAATCTACACTACTCTCTTCACag ATGAGCCAGTTACTCAACGGTACAATCAAGCCGGGCGACGAAGATCTTACTAATTTAAGTTTTGATGATTTAGACAAGCTTAATGCAAATTCAAACCAAAAAGATGTAGACAtggcaatacaaaaatattcatcacGAATGAACGCCTTCATAActtccattaaaaataatcaaattgaCATGAAAAATGCGTCCGTTCATTTTAACAAATTGAATGAAATGTTAAGGAGAGCGTGGGCCGTGCCCACGTACGGACATGAGCTAGGCTATTCCCTTTGCAACACACTAAGGGCGTCCGGCGGGCTGGATATTTTGATGGCAAACTGCCTGGAGTCCAGTAATCCAGAGTTACAGTTTTCTTCAGCAAAACTTCTCGAACAATGCCTCACGACTGAAAATAGAGCGCACGTGGTACAAAACGGTCTGGAAAAAGTTGTTAATGTAGCCTGTGTTTGTACGAAACATGCAAATTCAGTGGATCATTCTCGAGTTGGCACTGGAATTTTGGAACATCTATTCAAACACAGTGAAAGTACCTGCGGCGACGTGATCAAACTTGGAGGCTTAGACGCTGTTCTATTTGAATGTAGAAAGAACGACGTGGAAACGTTGAGGCATTGTGCTACAGCGCTTGCTAACTTATCATTGTATGGTGGAGCTGAAAACCAAGAAGCCATGATTAAGAGGAAAGTACCTATGTGGTTATTCCCTCTGGCTTTCCATAACGACGACAACATTAAGTACTACGCCTGCTTGGCAATCGCTGTTTTAGTTGCAAACAAAGAAATTGAAGCTGCCGTGCTCAAATCTGGTACTTTAGATTTAGTAGAGCCGTTCGTAACGTCGCATAATCCTTCGGAATTTGCGCGATCAAATCTCGCACATGCTCACGGTCAGAGCAAGAACTGGTTGAAGAGATTAGTTCCAGTTTTAAGTTCAAAAAGAGAGGAAGCCAGAAATCTCGCCGCTTTCCATTTCTGTATGGAGGCTGGTATCAAAAAGCAACAAGGCAACACCGAAATCTTCAGGGAAATAGGAGCTATAGAATCTCTGAAGAAAGTAGCGAGTTGTCCAAACGCCGTGGCATCCAAGTATGCCGCTCAAGCGCTACGGCTTATCGGCGAAGAGGTGCCCCACAAACTGTCACAACAGGTTCCACTGTGGTCCATTGAAGATGTACGCGAGTGGGTTAAGCAAATAGGCTTCTCCGAATACGCAAACAACTTTTACGAGAGTAGAGTTGATGGAGATTTACTACTGCAGATAACCGAAACAAACTTGAAGGAAGACATCGGTTTACAAAATGGAATCAAACGAAAaag ATTCACGCGAGAACTTCAGCAACTAAAGAAAATGGCGGATTACTCATCGCGCGACACTGGTAGTTTGAATGAGTTCTTGCAGAGCATCGGACCAGAATACACCATCTACACATACTCCATGCTAAACGCGGGCGTGGACAAGGAATCTATTCGTGGCCTCAGCGACGAACAACTGGACACCGAGTGCCATATCACTAATAGCATACATAGGTTACGGATCTTAAATGCTATTAGAG CTTATGAGAGCAGTTTGCCAAGTAAAGGCGAAGAAAATATGGAGAAGAATTTGGACGTATTCGTTAGTTATAGAAGATCTAATGGATCTCAGCTGGCCAGTCTACTGAAGGTGCACTTGCAATTGCGAGGCTTCACGGTGTTTATCGACGTGGAGCGGCTGGAAGCTGGCAAGTTTGACAACAACCTGCTACAGAGTATAAGGCAggcaaaacattttttgttggtCCTCACGCCGAATGCATTGGATAGATGCAAAAACGACCATGAAAGGAAAGACTGGGTTCATCGA gAAATAGTAGCGGCGTTGCAATCTCAATGCAATATTGTGCCGATTATCGACAATTTCGAATGGCCGAAAGCTGAAGAGCTTCCCGAAGACATGCGGGCCGTGTGTCACTTCAACGGTGTCAGGTGGATCCACGATTACCAAGATGCTTGCGTCGAAAAACTAGAGAG TTTCCTTCGAGGCAAATCAAACCTTGCAAATCGTTTGGAAGGACCATTGCGGGGCCGCGGCGAGGTGCCGACGCCTGGCACCGGCGCCATCGGCCGCGGCCCACCTAACTACCAACGGATGGCCTCCTGTGAGAGCCGGGGCAGCGACAAAACGGATTGA
- the LOC115454008 gene encoding NAD(+) hydrolase sarm1 isoform X5: MVVTKIDNMASYSTYTGKPKIFFPKKIPEFSLDGSNSLKHNGSAKDLASVMENLKKGSLVSRQNQLNTQVTSSSTQQMVSSTTSSSTASSQRLQSSSQRLQHMTASEMKASSMKSDLSELKSSISEMKNLSSSAAKNFGQRLRSSMENIVDQDDLGERHLPDIRDLSEMGDIGDMGDMGELQNDGPLVTFPESDTPPPVTEKPSLLAGNTVAVGSSAANELKYSAARVTSASSTRVVADGYSASRSAANSARMRRLQHGDLQYAERSAAGASHRMLQAEGLTAEQNAAYLQEQRSLKAGEVTAQEANNMSASSSRLQTEAFSAEKKAMASAQARQTVTSSGMYTHKEHSSVAQSNMTISSKNLSTKSTLLSSQMSQLLNGTIKPGDEDLTNLSFDDLDKLNANSNQKDVDMAIQKYSSRMNAFITSIKNNQIDMKNASVHFNKLNEMLRRAWAVPTYGHELGYSLCNTLRASGGLDILMANCLESSNPELQFSSAKLLEQCLTTENRAHVVQNGLEKVVNVACVCTKHANSVDHSRVGTGILEHLFKHSESTCGDVIKLGGLDAVLFECRKNDVETLRHCATALANLSLYGGAENQEAMIKRKVPMWLFPLAFHNDDNIKYYACLAIAVLVANKEIEAAVLKSGTLDLVEPFVTSHNPSEFARSNLAHAHGQSKNWLKRLVPVLSSKREEARNLAAFHFCMEAGIKKQQGNTEIFREIGAIESLKKVASCPNAVASKYAAQALRLIGEEVPHKLSQQVPLWSIEDVREWVKQIGFSEYANNFYESRVDGDLLLQITETNLKEDIGLQNGIKRKRFTRELQQLKKMADYSSRDTGSLNEFLQSIGPEYTIYTYSMLNAGVDKESIRGLSDEQLDTECHITNSIHRLRILNAIRAYESSLPSKGEENMEKNLDVFVSYRRSNGSQLASLLKVHLQLRGFTVFIDVERLEAGKFDNNLLQSIRQAKHFLLVLTPNALDRCKNDHERKDWVHREIVAALQSQCNIVPIIDNFEWPKAEELPEDMRAVCHFNGVRWIHDYQDACVEKLESFLRGKSNLANRLEGPLRGRGEVPTPGTGAIGRGPPNYQRMASCESRGSDKTD, translated from the exons ATACCCGAATTCTCCCTCGATGGAAGCAACAGTTTGAAACATAACGGTAGCGCCAAGGATTTAGCGTCCGTCATGGAGAACTTAAAGAAGGGCAGTCTGGTGTCTCGCCAGAACCAGCTCAATACACAAGTCACCAGCTCCTCTACACAACAG aTGGTTTCCAGCACGACATCGAGCAGCACAGCTTCAAGCCAACGTTTGCAGAGCTCATCGCAGCGACTGCAACACATGACAGCTTCAGAAATGAAGGCCAGCTCTATGAAGTCCGATCTTTCAGAGCTGAAAAGCTCTATTTCGGAAATGAAGAATTTGAGCAGTTCAGCAGCTAAGAACTTCGGACAACG ACTAAGAAGTTCAATGGAAAACATAGTTGATCAAGATGATTTGGGTGAACGGCATTTGCCCGATATTCGGGATCTCAGTGAAATGGGCGATATTGGTGACATGGGTGATATGGGAGAACTCCAAAACGATGGTCCACTAGTTACGTTCCCCGAGTCTGACACGCCACCTCCCGTCACAGAAAAACCATCATTATTAGCTGGTAACACAGTGGCAGTGGGTTCAAGCGCCGCCAACGAACTGAAGTACAGTGCTGCTAGGGTGACATCTGCTAGCTCGACGCGTGTTGTGGCCGACGGATACAGTGCATCCCGATCGGCCGCTAACAGCGCGAGGATGCGCCGCCTGCAACACGGTGACCTGCAATACGCCGAGAGGAGCGCTGCAGGAGCTTCGCACAGAATGCTGCAAGCGGAAGGACTCACTGCCGAACAAAACGCCGCCTATTTACAA GAACAGCGGTCGCTCAAGGCTGGAGAAGTGACGGCACAGGAAGCGAACAATATGTCTGCGTCCAGTTCCAGGCTTCAAACAGAAGCGTTTAGCGCTGAGAAGAAAGCCATGGCTTCGGCTCAAGCGCGCCAAACTGTCACGTCCAGTGGCATGTACACCCACAAGGAACACTCCTCAGTGGCACAATCAAATATGACAATCTCAAGCAAAAACCTATCTACCAAATCTACACTACTCTCTTCACag ATGAGCCAGTTACTCAACGGTACAATCAAGCCGGGCGACGAAGATCTTACTAATTTAAGTTTTGATGATTTAGACAAGCTTAATGCAAATTCAAACCAAAAAGATGTAGACAtggcaatacaaaaatattcatcacGAATGAACGCCTTCATAActtccattaaaaataatcaaattgaCATGAAAAATGCGTCCGTTCATTTTAACAAATTGAATGAAATGTTAAGGAGAGCGTGGGCCGTGCCCACGTACGGACATGAGCTAGGCTATTCCCTTTGCAACACACTAAGGGCGTCCGGCGGGCTGGATATTTTGATGGCAAACTGCCTGGAGTCCAGTAATCCAGAGTTACAGTTTTCTTCAGCAAAACTTCTCGAACAATGCCTCACGACTGAAAATAGAGCGCACGTGGTACAAAACGGTCTGGAAAAAGTTGTTAATGTAGCCTGTGTTTGTACGAAACATGCAAATTCAGTGGATCATTCTCGAGTTGGCACTGGAATTTTGGAACATCTATTCAAACACAGTGAAAGTACCTGCGGCGACGTGATCAAACTTGGAGGCTTAGACGCTGTTCTATTTGAATGTAGAAAGAACGACGTGGAAACGTTGAGGCATTGTGCTACAGCGCTTGCTAACTTATCATTGTATGGTGGAGCTGAAAACCAAGAAGCCATGATTAAGAGGAAAGTACCTATGTGGTTATTCCCTCTGGCTTTCCATAACGACGACAACATTAAGTACTACGCCTGCTTGGCAATCGCTGTTTTAGTTGCAAACAAAGAAATTGAAGCTGCCGTGCTCAAATCTGGTACTTTAGATTTAGTAGAGCCGTTCGTAACGTCGCATAATCCTTCGGAATTTGCGCGATCAAATCTCGCACATGCTCACGGTCAGAGCAAGAACTGGTTGAAGAGATTAGTTCCAGTTTTAAGTTCAAAAAGAGAGGAAGCCAGAAATCTCGCCGCTTTCCATTTCTGTATGGAGGCTGGTATCAAAAAGCAACAAGGCAACACCGAAATCTTCAGGGAAATAGGAGCTATAGAATCTCTGAAGAAAGTAGCGAGTTGTCCAAACGCCGTGGCATCCAAGTATGCCGCTCAAGCGCTACGGCTTATCGGCGAAGAGGTGCCCCACAAACTGTCACAACAGGTTCCACTGTGGTCCATTGAAGATGTACGCGAGTGGGTTAAGCAAATAGGCTTCTCCGAATACGCAAACAACTTTTACGAGAGTAGAGTTGATGGAGATTTACTACTGCAGATAACCGAAACAAACTTGAAGGAAGACATCGGTTTACAAAATGGAATCAAACGAAAaag ATTCACGCGAGAACTTCAGCAACTAAAGAAAATGGCGGATTACTCATCGCGCGACACTGGTAGTTTGAATGAGTTCTTGCAGAGCATCGGACCAGAATACACCATCTACACATACTCCATGCTAAACGCGGGCGTGGACAAGGAATCTATTCGTGGCCTCAGCGACGAACAACTGGACACCGAGTGCCATATCACTAATAGCATACATAGGTTACGGATCTTAAATGCTATTAGAG CTTATGAGAGCAGTTTGCCAAGTAAAGGCGAAGAAAATATGGAGAAGAATTTGGACGTATTCGTTAGTTATAGAAGATCTAATGGATCTCAGCTGGCCAGTCTACTGAAGGTGCACTTGCAATTGCGAGGCTTCACGGTGTTTATCGACGTGGAGCGGCTGGAAGCTGGCAAGTTTGACAACAACCTGCTACAGAGTATAAGGCAggcaaaacattttttgttggtCCTCACGCCGAATGCATTGGATAGATGCAAAAACGACCATGAAAGGAAAGACTGGGTTCATCGA gAAATAGTAGCGGCGTTGCAATCTCAATGCAATATTGTGCCGATTATCGACAATTTCGAATGGCCGAAAGCTGAAGAGCTTCCCGAAGACATGCGGGCCGTGTGTCACTTCAACGGTGTCAGGTGGATCCACGATTACCAAGATGCTTGCGTCGAAAAACTAGAGAG TTTCCTTCGAGGCAAATCAAACCTTGCAAATCGTTTGGAAGGACCATTGCGGGGCCGCGGCGAGGTGCCGACGCCTGGCACCGGCGCCATCGGCCGCGGCCCACCTAACTACCAACGGATGGCCTCCTGTGAGAGCCGGGGCAGCGACAAAACGGATTGA
- the LOC115454578 gene encoding DPH4 homolog: MDKEDNIDYYEILQCDRNATIEELKKNYQQLALTLHPDKNLGDKNAETFLLVQKAWSVLRDPQSRRQYDATLNLQENIEPLLYETVLLSDMCFDEDNNVYTYDCRCGGIYLLDAEEFFTSNIVIGCDECSFSIQINR, translated from the coding sequence ATGGATAAAGAAGACAACAtagattattatgaaatattgcaGTGTGATAGAAATGCTACAATTGAAGAACTAAAGAAGAACTACCAACAACTTGCATTAACTTTGCATCCCGATAAAAATCTTGGTGATAAGAATGCAGAAACCTTTCTATTAGTGCAAAAAGCTTGGTCAGTCCTcagagacccgcagagtcgacGGCAGTATGACGCAACTCTGAATTTACAAGAGAATATTGAACCTTTATTGTATGAAACAGTTTTATTGTCGGACATGTGCTTTGATGAAGACAATAATGTGTACACATATGACTGTAGGTGTGGCGGCATCTACTTATTAGATGCAGAAGAATTCTTCACGTCTAACATTGTTATAGGATGTGATGAATGTTCATTTTCTATTCAGATTAAtagataa
- the LOC115454368 gene encoding peptidyl-prolyl cis-trans isomerase H codes for MPTWNQIQSQLRNPNNPVVFFDITVGTTEIGRMIFELFADVVPKTSENFREFCTGEYRRDGVPLGYKGATFHRVIKDFMIQGGDFVNGDGTGVMSIYGGSTFADENFMLKHDSPGLLSMANSGKDTNGCQFFITCAKCNFLDNKHVVFGRVIDGLLVMRKIENVPTGPNNKPKIPVTISQCGQM; via the exons ATGCCTACGTGGAATCAGATACAATCTCAGTTAAGAAATCCAAACAATCCTGTTGTATTTTTCGACATAACTGTAGGAACAACG GAAATTGGTCGGATGATATTCGAACTGTTTGCTGATGTTGTCCCTAAAACTAGTGAGAATTTTAGGGAGTTTTGTACAGGAGAGTATCGCAGAGATGGAGTACCTCTAGGCTACAAAGGAGCAACATTCCATAGAGTTATCAAAGATTTCATGATTCAAGGCGGCGATTTTgttaat GGTGATGGGACTGGAGTTATGAGTATTTATGGCGGTAGCACATTTGCAGATGAAAACTTTATGTTAAAACATGATTCCCCGGGACTACTATCAATGGCTAACAGTGGAAAAGACACCAATGGTTGCcagttttttattacatgtgcTAAGTGCAACTTCTTAGACAACAAGCATGTGGTGTTTGGTAGAGTTATAGATGGGCTACTTGTAATgagaaaaatagaaaatgtgCCAACAGGTCCGAATAACAAACCCAAAATACCTGTAACAATATCTCAATGtggacaaatgtaa
- the LOC115454359 gene encoding coenzyme Q-binding protein COQ10 homolog A, mitochondrial, translating into MVLILSSVIARRIPFLNHAFYSFQGHYVNKHEDALCQCHGFDQQKRTFLNFSNSNKTRVYCGRQLVGFTMDQMFEVVSDVDNYYKFLPWCKKSIVLTKTPDNLKADLIIGFPPINESYTSNVTLVRPHLVKAECMDGKLFEHMLTLWRFSPGLKREQKSCVVDFQITFEFRSALHSHLSNLFFDQVARQMEGAFIKEVGRRYGPATMQPRNLLLNNNALKS; encoded by the exons ATGGTTCTAATACTAAGTTCAGTAATTGCGAGAAGAATTCCTTTTTTGAATCATGCTTTTTatag TTTTCAGGGTCATTACGTAAATAAACATGAAGACGCATTATGTCAATGCCATGGCTTTGACCAACAAAAACGCACgtttttaaacttttctaaCTCAAACAAAACCAGAGTATACTGTGGAAGACAGCTAGTTGG GTTCACAATGGATCAAATGTTTGAAGTTGTTTCTGATGTAGATAATTATTACAAGTTTCTACCATGGTGCAAAAAATCTATAGTATTAACGAAAACCCCAGATAATTTAAAAGCAGACCTCATCATAGGATTCCCACCAATCAATGAAAGCTATACATCAAATGTTACACTAGTCAGACCACATCTTGTCAAGGCAGAATGCATGGATGGTAAACTTTTCGAACACATGCTTACACTATGGCGTTTTAGTCCTGGACTAAAAAGAGAACAAAAGTCATGTGTAGTGgattttcaaataacatttgaatttcgTTCAGCTCTTCATTCCCATTTatcgaatttattttttgaCCAAGTAGCGCGACAAATGGAAGGGGCATTCATAAAAGAAGTTGGTAGACGCTATGGCCCAGCAACAATGCAACCAAGAAATCTTCTACTTAACAATAATGCATTGAAAAGTTGA